Part of the Kineococcus aurantiacus genome, CAGGGTGGTGCCCAGCCGGGCCTCGTTGCGCTTGATCCAGGACTCGAAGCGCCAGTAGGCCAGCTCGCCGCCGGTGCCCTCGAGCTTCTCGCCCGCGACGGCACCGGTGCCGTCGACCACGAGGCGGGAGACGAGGTAGGCCAGCGCGTCGTACTCCAGCTCGGAGTTGGCGTCGGAGATGACGATGAGGTCGTGGGAGGCGGCCGCGACGCCCTTGTTGAGCGCCTGGGACTTGCCGTGGCGCTCCTCCAGGAGCAGCACCCGGGCCCCGGCCGCACGGGCGACGTCCGCGGTCTGCGGGTCCCCGTCGGCCACGACGAGGACCTCCAGCTCGCCCTGGTAGCCGTTCTTGCGGACGTTGTCGATCTTGGCGGCGATGACGCCGGTCTCCAGGTAGGCCGGGACGAGCACCGTCACGGCCGGCCACTGGGCGGGCGCGGGGACGGGCTCGTCGGTGCGGCGCCGGGCCGCGGCGGCCACCGCGAGCGGGTAGACGACGTGCCCGACGGCAGCCGAGACCCCCAGCGCGACCGCCAGGACGGACGTCTTGCTCGCCATGCGTTTCCCCCCAAGCATCGACGGACGGTGACCGTCCGGCTCGTTCCCCGACCGCCCTCGCCCCCGTCGGGGCCCCCCGGCCCCGCACTGCGGTCTCCGCAAGGGTAGCGGCGCAGGGAGTCCCGGGGAAGCGCTCGACACCCCCGGATGGCGCAGCGGGTCGGGGGGATGCCCCACTTGGTCACTCAGAGTGATACGACCGGCACCACGAGTCGCGCCGGAACGCGGAACGGGCCAGGACCGTGGAGGTCCTGACCCGTTCAGCGGTTCAGCTCAGCCGGCGCGGCGCACCGCTCAGAAGAGCTCGCGGTACTTCGCGGCCGACTTCGGCATGCGGGTGTCGCCCGTGAGGATCCAGCGCTTGTTGTCGCGGTCGACGTTGAACTGCACCTCGTACAGGAGCTTGCCGGCGCCGGTGCCGCCGTTGGCCTCGAAGAAGTCGTGCATGCCCTGGATGAAGGCCGGGGAGTCACCGTTGTCGGCGTTGCCGGACCACTCCGAGATGGACAGCGGCAGACCCACGCTCTTGGCGAAGGCGAGGTGCTGGGCCAGGCCCTTGGGGGCGCCGAAGCCGTCCTTCTCCTGGATGGCCGAGGCGAAGGTCGCCGCGTCACCCGCGTACGGGTACTGGTTGTAGTAGTCGACACCCATGACGTCGACGTACTGCGCACCCGGGAAGGTCTGACGCCAGTCCATGCCCGTCCCGACCGACTCGCGGTTGAGGTTGAAGACCAGCTTCGCGCCCGGGAAGATCTCCTTCTGCAGCGCGCGGTAGCGCTTCCAGGAGGTGATGAAGTCCTGGTAGTTGTTCTTGTTGACCGACCAGGCGTACCAGTTGCCGTTCATCTCGTGCGCGAACCGGATGTACGCGGTGCCGGGACGGTTGCCCCACTTGTTCTTCAGCGTGGTCAGCGAGGCGCGCCAGCGGGCGTCGTAGGAACCCCGCGCGGCGTTGGCCCAGGTCTCACCGGAACCGATGCCGCCGACGGCGATGTCCAGGTCCTTGTCCCAGGAACCGAACTCGGCGCCCCGGTCGAGCTGCCAGAAGTTCGCGGCCGCGGTGTTGTTGTCGGCCCACGTGGCGGAGACCTCGACGGCCGAACCGCGCCAGGAGGCGAACGTGCCGGAGGCGACACCGACACCGGAGGCGCCGGAGTGCCAGTCACCGGAGGTCACCGGGGTGCTGGGCGTGGTGGGCGCCGGGGTGGTCGGCGCCGGGGTGGTCGGCGTGGGGGTCGGCTGCGTGGGACGCGGGCTCGGCGTCACGACGGGCGTCGAACCGGTGCCGCTGGTCGTGCCGGCCGACTTCACCAGGATGCCGTCGACCTTCGCGTTGTTCTTCGTGGCCGAGAAACCCAGGTCGATCGAACCGTCGGCCACCTTCACCTGGAACGTCTTGTCCAGGCGGGCGTTCTTGCCGACCGCGGCGAAGATGTCCAGGTTCTCGACGACCTTCTGGCCCTCGGCGGTGACCGAGAACACGCGGGTGTTCGCCGTGGTGAAGTAGGTCTCGGCGAACTTCAGCGTGACGTCGTAGGTGCCGTTGGGGACCTGCGCGGCCCACTTCGACATGCCCCAGTGCTCGTTCTGGTAGAGCCCGGAGGACGTGGTGCCGGCGATGCTCGCGGTGGTGACGTTCGAGACCTGGTACCCGCCGACGAAACCGGCGTCCTTCTTCCAGACGTTGCCGGCCGCGTCGGTGTAGTCGACCTTGCCGGTGCCCTGGCGGATCGTGACGCCGGTGTCGGCGGAGGCGGCCGAGGCACCGGCCGTGGTGAAACCGCCGGCGACGGTGGCGACGGCAGCGGCGGACAGGAGGAACTTCGAAACCTTGGACATGGGGGTGGATCAACCTCGCTGTGGTCAGGGTCCCAGCCGCAGGAGGGGGGCGGCGGAACCGGTAAGGCCCGTTCGGGGTGACAAAGGAGTCATCGGGCCGGGGCCGCGAGGCCTTGAGGAAAAAGTTCTGACGGACCTGTAACGCGCAGGCTCCCGCCAGCGATAGGGGATGCCCACGCGTGATCACGACACCCGAACGGGTGAGGGCTCCTCGCTACGATCGGGGGGTGCTCATCCACGTCGTCTACCGCTCCCACGGCGGTGAGAACAGCAAGGCTCGGCCGAACTGGTACTCCAAGCTCGTGGGCCTGCAGTCCTTCTGCCGCGCGGTCCAGACGCTGACCGCGCAGCGCCCCGCGGCCGGCCCGGAGGTGGTCTTCCTCAACGACGGGCCCCTCCCCGCCGACCGCGCCGCGCTCATGGCCGCCTGGGGCGACCCCGTGACCATCACGGCCGGGTCCAACCGCCGCAGCTACCTCACCGGGCTGTCGCTGGCCCGCCGTCGCGGCTGGGCCGACGACGACCTCGTGCTGCTGGCCGAGGACGACTACCTGTGGCGCCCCGAGGCCCTCGTCAGCCTCCTCGACGCCGCGAGCGACCCGCGCTCGGCCCGCGCGGACTACTTCGCCCCCTACGGCGAGCCCGTCCCCGACGACGGGCGGCCGGCGCGCTGGGCGCCCCTGGAGTCCACGACCAGCACCTTCGCCGTGCGCGTGCGCGCCCTGCGCCAGGACGAGCGCCTGCTGCAGCTGTGCGCCTACTCCGGCGGGGACTTCGACTACGCCAGCTGCCTGACGCTGCAGGGCCGGCGCCGCTTCGGCCTGCGGGAGCTGTTCGACCACCACGCCGAGGACGGCGGCTCCTCACCGCTGCGGGCGCTCGCGCGCGGCGTCTACCTGACCGGCATGCGCACGGCCGTGGACCTGCGCTCCCTGCGCCGGCCCTCGCGCCGGCGCGTGCTCCTGGGCGCGCAGCCCGCGCTGGCCACGCACATGGAGGAGGGCTGGATCTCCCCCGGCCCCTGGGAGCAGGTCGCCCGCGACGCCCACGACCTCTGAGCGCGACCGGGCCCGCACGCGCGAAGAGGGGCACCCCCACCGGTGGGGGTGCCCCTCTTCGCGCGTGCGGTGCTGCGGGACCGGGTCAGCCGCGGCGGCCCGCGACCTCCGGGGAGACCTGCTGGCTGCCGCCGGCCGGGCGCGGCCGCTGCTCCAGGCGGTGGTTCTCCCCGCCGCCCGAGCTCGACGTGTCACCCACGACGACCTGCGCCACGACGTCCGGCGCCGCGATCGACAGCTGGGCCAGCGTCTTGCTGACGACCTCGGCGCGCGGGTCGGCCTCCACCTGGACCAGGACGGCGTCGACCTCACCGGCCACCGCGAACGCCACCGGGCTGGAGACGACCGAGCCACCCACGAAGATCACCAGGTAGCCGGCCTCGACGAGGTGGCGGACACCGGACCCCACGGCGTGCGGCTGCAGCGAGCGGGCGTCCAGCGGCAGGATGCCGACGACGGCCCCGCCGCCGACGACCCACGGGCGGATCTCCTCGCTCCAGCGGCCCTGCGGGACGTTGGCGCTCGCCTCGGCGACCGGCGCGCCGAAGACGGCCAGCCGGCTGCCGGACTCGTCGGCGTCGACCATGACGACGCGACGGCCCGAGCGGGCGGCCGACGCGGCCAGCCCCAGGGCCAGCGCCCCGGCGTTGCCCGAGGCCGCCGTGACCAGCACGCTGCTGACCTCCAGGCGCGGGGTGCGCAGGTGGCCCAGGTGCTGCAGACCGACGAGCACGACCCCCGTGGAGCGGCTCGGCTCGCTCAGCGGGTCGCTCAGCGCGCGGAAGGAGGGCAGGTTGCCCCAGCGCGCCAGCTCCGCGATGCCCCCCAGCGGCGGAGCGGTGACGCGCTGCTTGAGGTGGGCCGCCCACGCCACCGCACCGGCGGCGGCGAGCAGGCCGACGATCCCGGCGACGAGAGCGATCTGCCACGGGTACGGCGCGGCCGCGCCGTTCGGCACCGTCGCGGCGTCGACGCTCGCCACGCCCGAGCCGTACGTCGTCGCGGCGAGGTTGATCTGCTGCACCGTCGTGGTGTCGCTGCTCTCGACGTTCGCCAGCGCCGCGTCGCGGGCCGTCGTGACGTTCTGCGCGGACAGCGCCTGGTAGGCGTACGCGACGGCGTCGGCGGTGTCCGCGGCGTCCTGCGCGCTGGAGGCCGAGCTCGTCACGGTGATCTGGTTGGTGTCGGTCTGGGCCGTCACCGTCAGGCCGTCGCGGAACGTGTCGACGTCCTCGGCCGGCACCTGCACCGTCGCGGCGCCGGTCCCCGTCGGCACCGGCGCGGTGGCGGCCTGCAGGACCGCGCTGGACTTCACCACGGCGGCCTGCAGCGCCGCCCACTGCGTGGGGTCGCCGAGCTGGGCGCCGTTGTTGCCCGTCGCCGTCGCGTCGAACGGGCGGTCCTTGGACAGCGTGATCGTCGTCGTCGCCGTGTAGACCGGCGGGATGAAGTTCGCCGCCCCCAGGTAGCCGAGCACCGCCATCACGACGGCGACCGCGAGCACCTTCCAGCGGTGCCGGAAGACGGCCGCCCAGGCCCCCGGGCCGTTCCGTTCCGTCATCCCCGTCGTCGTCGCCGCCACTCGAGCCCCTCCTGGTTCCTCGGATGTCCCCCACCCGGCTGACCGCCCGCGGGCGGTCCGTGTCGCGGTCACTATCCCACCCGTCCGCCGGTCCGCGGTCTCCCGGGAGAGCCTCGGAGCGCGGTGTGACCCGTCCGGAGCAGCCTTCCGCCACTCCGACCGGGTGAAGCGGCGACCCCGAGCGCACGGATGCGGGATCCACAGCTGATCGGACCCCCCGGCCGGCGCGCCGCCACCTACGATGACACGCACGGCGCCGTCCTCGACCGCCGTTCACAGATCTCCTACCTCCGACCCCGGGAGCGGCGCGTGACGACGACCTCCGACCTGACGACGCCGGGCGGGACGGCCCGCGGTCGGTGGGGCCGGTCCGGCGCCAGCACCGTCGCCGACCGCCGCGCCCTCACCGTGCTGACGGTCGTCATCGTCTCGATCACCCTGCTGCAGCGCGTCGGGATCCCCCTCGGGGGCACCCAGCTGTCGGTCAGCGTCCCCGTCGCGCTCGGCGGGATCGCCTACCTGCTCTACCACGGCGACGCCGTGGAGAACGCGCGCGCGACGCGGGTCTTCGTCGTCGCGATGGCCGTCGCCTTCCTCGTCGCCGGCCTCGTCATGGTGGGCGACGGTTCGGGGGCGCTGACGTCGCTGGTCTACCTGCCGCTGATCTGGGTCGTGTTCTGCTTCCGGCTCCACCCGGCCCGCCACCACCTCTACGAGCGGGTCGTCGACCGCTTCGAGACCGTCATGGCCGTCCTGGGCGGTGTCGGTGTCCTGCAGACCGTCGCGCAGGCCGTCGGGGCGTGGACGTACGTCGACGTCGTCAAGCAGGTCGTGCCCAACGCGTTCCTGTTCCTCGGGTACAACACGTCCTACCCGATCCAGTACGGGTCCTCGATCGTCAAGGCCAACGCGTTCGTGTTCGTCGAGCCCTCGGTGTACGCGCAGTTCCTCGCGCTGGCGATCCTGTCCTCGATGGTCCGCCGCGTCGGCACGTTCCGCGCGATCGTCATGGCGATCGCCCTGGTGTGCACCATCTCCGGCACCGGCCTGCTGTTCCTGGCCTTCGGCATCGCCGTGCTGGCCCTGCGCCGCGGCGGCCGCTGGACCGCCCGCATCGTCGCCGCCGTCGTCGTCATCGGCGGCGGGGCGCTCCTGACGCCGTTCGGGCGGATCATCCTCAGCCGCACCACCGAGACGTCGCAGACGAACTCCTCCGGCAGCCTGCGCTTCGTCCAGCCGTACGAGCGGATCGCCGAGCAGTGGGGGCAGGACCCGCTGACGCTGCTCATCGGCCGCGGCGCCGGCAGCGCCGACCGGCTCGCCGACCAGATCTTCGCCGCCACCGGGCTGCCCATCAACTTCTCCGGGCTGGCCAAGCTCCTCATGGAGTACGGGATCCCCGCCACCGTCCTGTTCTGCGCCTTCGTCGCGTACGCGGTCATCGTCCGCTCGCCCTCGCCGACGCTGTCGCTGGCGTCGGTGTTCGCGAGCGCCTTCCTCACCGGCTCCCTGCTGCAGCCGCAGGTGCTGTACGTGATGCTGCCGCTGTGCTCGCTGTTCCTGGGGTACCGGTTCGAGCGGGACCGCGACCGGGACCGGCGGACGTACCGGTTGGAGCACCAGCACCACCGGGTGGCGACCGCCGCGAGCGCGGGGGGCCCGCTGCCCGTGACGGTCCCGCCGGCCTCGCCGGACGGCGGGTTGCGCCGGGCCTGAGGCCCTCGGGGGCCGGTTGGAGGAGGGGGTCCCGCCCGTGGGCGGGGCCCCCTCCGTCGTCCCGGGGCGGCGTCGGGGGTCCGGGGGGTTCGGATCGTTGTGACAACGCTCGCGGTGAACGGCAGCGTTGTCACAACGATCCGAACCCCGGGCTCCCGCGGTGGGGGGACGGGGACGCGGGGGGACGCGGACGGCCCGGCCCCCTCGGGGAGCCGGGCCGTCGTGCCGTCGTGCCGGGCCGTCAGGTGATCGGGGCCGCGGGTTCCTCGGCGCGGGGGGCGGGCGTGACCGTCCGGCGCACGTGGCGGTGGGCGGCCAGGAACCACCAGGGGGCGGTGAGCCAGAACGCGGCCGCCATCCCCCAGGCCGTCCCGACGGCGCCCCAGAGGACGGCGCCGAGGGTCGACAGGCCGATGAGCAGGACCGCGTAGACGGTGTGCAGCCGGATGGTGACCTTCGCGCCGTCGCTGGCGTAGAGCACGGCGGCGGGGCCGACGGACAGCGCCGAGCCGGCCTGGCCGATGACGATCGGCACGAGCACCTCGCGGGTGCCGGCCCAGGAGTCCCCGAGGACGGCCAGGCCCACGGCGTCGGGCAGCAGCAGGAACAGCGAACCCCACACGACGCCGGTGGTGGCCACGAGCCCGGAGATGACCCACGCGGCGGCCGTCCACTGCCGCAGCGAGGTCCGCGACCGGCGGCGGGCCAGTTCGGGGACGGCGAAGCTCATCAGCCCGGTGGACAGGATGGTCGCCGGGACGGTGAGCATGTTCGCCCCGCGCAGCGAGCCCGCGGCGACGGTGCCGGCGACGGCGGCGACGACGAGGACGGCGATCTGGGCGCCGGACTGCAGGAGCACGTACTCGGGCACGAGGTAGCGGGTCACCGAAGACTGCTCGCGCAGCCACGCCCACGCCTTCGCGGGCCGCGGCCGGGTCCGCATCGAGGCCAGCCCCACGAAGGAGGCGGCCAGCGCGGCCCCGCCCCAGGCGATGACGTAGGCCGAGACGGAGTCCACGCCGCGGGTGAACAGCAGCAGGACGGCGGTGAGCTGCAGCAGGCCCCAGGTGCCGTCGAGCAGGCAGGCCGCGGCGGGGCGCAGCCGGGCGAACAGCACCTGGCGCCAGGCGTCCTGCAGGAGCAGGCCGGGGATGATCACGCCGAGGGCGATGAGCGAGTGGCCCAGGACCTGCGGGAACGGGAAGAGCAGGCCGGCCAGGACGAGGACCAGGCCCAGCAGCACGCTGCCGGTGAGGGTGAGCCCCACGGAGGCGGCGGTGACGCGCTTGAACTCGCGGTCGTCGGCGTCGGCGAAGCGCATGCCCAGGGGCGTCGTCGACAGGGCCCGGAAGAACCCGATGGCGACGGAGAAGATCGAGAAGACGATGGCGAACGTCCCGAAGTCGTCGTCGCTGACGGACTTGGCGATGACGATCTGCACCAGGAAGTTGTTGGCGCTGGAGATCAGCTGGTCGCCGATGTTCCAGACCCCGCGGGTCATGCCCCCGCGGCGCAGCTTGGCGAGCAGACCCACCGTCGTTCCCCCTCCGATCCGCCGGCGCGCGCTGGCGCACGGCGACCCTCCCCGACGTTACCGCGCGTCACGTACCGGTCGGCACCACGTCACCCGATGCGCCGAAGCGCGCCAGGTAGGCCGCGGAGCCGTTCGGGGCGTCCGCGAGGGTCATGCCGACGCCGCCGTCGGTGGTGTTGAAGTAGGCCTGGTAGCGCAGGTTCGCGGACGCCATGACGTCGGCCATCCGGTTGACGAAGTCCGGGCTGTCGCCGCCGCCCTGGGTGTCGCCCTCGGCGACCATGGCCCACTCGGGGAAGCTGACGGGCTTGTCGCGCTCCTCGGCGAAGGCGACGACGGCCGAGACGCTGTTGACCTTCTCGTCCTTGGCCTGCCAGCGGGCGGTCGGGTCGATCGGGGAGATGTAGGAGTCGTAGACGTCGACGCCGATGATGTCGACGTAGT contains:
- a CDS encoding glycosyltransferase — translated: MASKTSVLAVALGVSAAVGHVVYPLAVAAAARRRTDEPVPAPAQWPAVTVLVPAYLETGVIAAKIDNVRKNGYQGELEVLVVADGDPQTADVARAAGARVLLLEERHGKSQALNKGVAAASHDLIVISDANSELEYDALAYLVSRLVVDGTGAVAGEKLEGTGGELAYWRFESWIKRNEARLGTTLGLDGGLCAVRREAWEPIPADISNDDFWIALDQMERGWAVGYEPRALMTEPSIGAFNLSWERKTRVLGGGLHVMWRKRRLLDPRRGLVSAELWGHKLWRSTVGPVSHLALLGVAAASARRSRTARVFLAGHAVGAAALVAQEKGVRVPLPGRVVAQVLYLQIVAFGGMRRYLRGDRVLRWEKPAR
- a CDS encoding malectin domain-containing carbohydrate-binding protein, giving the protein MSKVSKFLLSAAAVATVAGGFTTAGASAASADTGVTIRQGTGKVDYTDAAGNVWKKDAGFVGGYQVSNVTTASIAGTTSSGLYQNEHWGMSKWAAQVPNGTYDVTLKFAETYFTTANTRVFSVTAEGQKVVENLDIFAAVGKNARLDKTFQVKVADGSIDLGFSATKNNAKVDGILVKSAGTTSGTGSTPVVTPSPRPTQPTPTPTTPAPTTPAPTTPSTPVTSGDWHSGASGVGVASGTFASWRGSAVEVSATWADNNTAAANFWQLDRGAEFGSWDKDLDIAVGGIGSGETWANAARGSYDARWRASLTTLKNKWGNRPGTAYIRFAHEMNGNWYAWSVNKNNYQDFITSWKRYRALQKEIFPGAKLVFNLNRESVGTGMDWRQTFPGAQYVDVMGVDYYNQYPYAGDAATFASAIQEKDGFGAPKGLAQHLAFAKSVGLPLSISEWSGNADNGDSPAFIQGMHDFFEANGGTGAGKLLYEVQFNVDRDNKRWILTGDTRMPKSAAKYRELF
- a CDS encoding Wzz/FepE/Etk N-terminal domain-containing protein: MTERNGPGAWAAVFRHRWKVLAVAVVMAVLGYLGAANFIPPVYTATTTITLSKDRPFDATATGNNGAQLGDPTQWAALQAAVVKSSAVLQAATAPVPTGTGAATVQVPAEDVDTFRDGLTVTAQTDTNQITVTSSASSAQDAADTADAVAYAYQALSAQNVTTARDAALANVESSDTTTVQQINLAATTYGSGVASVDAATVPNGAAAPYPWQIALVAGIVGLLAAAGAVAWAAHLKQRVTAPPLGGIAELARWGNLPSFRALSDPLSEPSRSTGVVLVGLQHLGHLRTPRLEVSSVLVTAASGNAGALALGLAASAARSGRRVVMVDADESGSRLAVFGAPVAEASANVPQGRWSEEIRPWVVGGGAVVGILPLDARSLQPHAVGSGVRHLVEAGYLVIFVGGSVVSSPVAFAVAGEVDAVLVQVEADPRAEVVSKTLAQLSIAAPDVVAQVVVGDTSSSGGGENHRLEQRPRPAGGSQQVSPEVAGRRG